The DNA sequence TCTACTTGCTAACGCTATGGCAATCATAACACGTTGGCAGATGGCTTCTGTTAGCTGGTGTGGGTAGCTTTTAATGCACTGGTTATGCTTTTTGATACCGACTTTATGAAGTAGGGCAATGACTGCAGCTTTGCGCTGTTGTTGTTTTTGCCAAAAGAAGCCTGAAAGTTGTTTATCATCAATGGCTTCCGCTAATTGTTCACCTATCGTTGTTGTTGGATCTAAACAGGCCATGGGCTCTTGGAAAATCATGGCTATATCCTGACAAAGGATCGCTTTGCGCTCTTCAATACTTAAGCGTAGTAAATCAATGCCACGCCAATGAAAGCGATCAGCATGAACGTGCCATTTATCATCCAGCACGCCCATAATCGCTTGCGCCAGTAATGACTTACCAGAGCCAGATTCACCCACTAAGCCTCTGACTTCACCTTCTTTCATTGATAAACTAACGCGATCAACCGCTAAGATTTTCTGGTTATTGCTTTCTAATTCAATGGATAGATTTCTAATATCAAGAAGGTTCATTAGCACTCCTTGCGAAGTTTTAACGCATGTCTAATGCCTTCGCCTACTAAGTTAGTTGCAACAACGGCAAATAATATCGCCAAACCTGGTAAATATACTGTCCAAGGCGCGATATAGAACCTCTCTAGGCCATTAGCTAATATTGCCCCCCATTCTGGTAACGGGATTTGTGCACCAATGCCTAAAAACCCTAAGGTGGCAATATCGAGAATAGCAGCGGATTGTGCAAGGGTTGCTTGGCTCATTAATCTTTCGACAATATTTGGGAAGACCGAGTAGTATAAAACGCGAAAGGGGCTGGCACCGTCTAAACGTGAGGCAAGTACATA is a window from the Litorilituus sediminis genome containing:
- a CDS encoding oligopeptide/dipeptide ABC transporter ATP-binding protein — translated: MNLLDIRNLSIELESNNQKILAVDRVSLSMKEGEVRGLVGESGSGKSLLAQAIMGVLDDKWHVHADRFHWRGIDLLRLSIEERKAILCQDIAMIFQEPMACLDPTTTIGEQLAEAIDDKQLSGFFWQKQQQRKAAVIALLHKVGIKKHNQCIKSYPHQLTEAICQRVMIAIALASRPMLLIADEPTAAMESTNQGQIFRLLASLNQLKNMSILLISHDLENITHWTNTITVMYSGQFVEAGTTEQIFKTPLHPYTRALVDSSPKANLQLPSKSRLMTLPGSIPILQHLPIGCRLGPRCPRAQQACVIAPGVSNYHGHKVSCHFSLKDTYQ